The Prunus dulcis chromosome 5, ALMONDv2, whole genome shotgun sequence genomic sequence atatattatggagttgtattattattcactattgagttttaatattgttcATTATATGTGATACTAAGTTTTAACAAATTCtttctatgtggtactaagttactcatatatatatatatatatatatatattccaagCTCATATATCTCATCatatgtaatatattgtagtaaattattataactaaaaaattatggtgtgtttaattttctttcattaattactacatattatCTAAAGACACAGTGTTTGTTAGGTCGCtacataatcaacttaaatcactcaAACCCACCATGCCATGCATtttattccaattttttgtgataaaataatagacagacaattgactaaataaacatcctctaaagttacaataaaaattttcaagtttttctcacaatttccgtaatttttattcaatttttatcgatatcgatatttcctcgatatttccatcgataTATCCGTGTTTTTGGACCATCGATATTTCCGAAACTcttgatattttagaccttgatCGGTACTACAACTCAAAAGTGTCAAGAAACACACCATCATTCACTCTGCTACTCTTAATTTTGGAAGATATTCGTCACCGTTAATATTGAAAAAGTTTATGATCCAActtgcaaaacaaaatcacGTGAACAATCGAGATTAAAGGGAATAAAATGCATTGTTGACAAGATGAGATTACTTCAAATATTATGACAACTGAGAAGTACAATATCCGGTAATCTTTTTGgtaattctttaaaaaataaaaagtaatcTTTTTGGTGTTAATCTTGTGTTTACATTTACGTTGTTTTGAGATTTAAGAGTTAAGCACTTTTTGTAAAAGACTCACTAATATAGTGGTTTGGAGGAATTACTTATCCAAGAAAGGCCTTGAGTTCGAGTCCTAAGATCCATATAGTATGTGTGAGGAAaagtcatttttaaaaaaatcgtTAAGCACTTTTGTTTGGAGtttaatatcaaaatttaGATTCAAAAGATAATCAAGTCTATCAACTGACCCATATTGTAATAGTCTAAGAGCAAGTCCACCGTTGCAGGCCTGCCAGGGCAACAGGCCCCCCCATATGAAGTTTGGACCTCAGCGCAAACAATTCAGCCCAGGCAAGCCCTGGGTCCCACCAGCCCGGGCGAGCCTATGGGCAAATCTTGCCTGAACTGTTGCCCTCGGgctgctgacgtcagcgcctaattttcaaacttttttttttattgttggcgTGTGGAATACATGTGCCAacagttaaaaaaatttgaaaattagcCGCTGACGTCAACGCTAACCTACCAGCCCACATAGCCCAGCGGTTATAAGCCATGTGGCTTCTCCTGGAGCTTCCGATAAAAAAATCTTGCCTAATCCAACAGTTGTCCAATTtttatcttaaaaaaattgaaaaaaaatcaaaaaattatggaaattttttctataaatacttaCCAATATtattctggaaaaaaaaaatctgaaaagctTATCAGAATTAATGgtttaaggtttttttttaaaaaatatatgaatagtACTTGCCCTTGCCCTAGCCCTAGCCTTTTTTAAGATGGAACAAAAAAAGGCACGGCTGCCCTTGCCTTTTGGGGTGGACATGCTCTAAGAGTAAAGGCCCGTATAACAAAAGCTGGTCATTTTTCCTGAGGGCCCATAAAAACCCCTGTGGCGCTCCCACATGCCTCAGCAGCGTCGCTGACCAAGTGTTCGATAAAATTCccgaaagagaaaaaaaaaccccaaaacaaagcaaaacatGGGCAGGAGAGGAGGAGCCAAGAGAACGGGAAATACAGCATACGGGTCTAACAACACCATATCATTGAGAGAAGAATTGACAGGCAAGAAGCAAACCAAGGGACCCGCCGTCAACGCCAAGTCTGCACTGAAGCTCGAGCACTTGCAGAGACTCGCTGTATGGGCGGGTGGGGAAGCTTCTGTTCCTTCTCTGGGTGCCTTCTTCGCGCACACGTTGGCCTCTGCTCAGGAGGCTCTGGGCGTACCTCCTGACCCATCTCTGTTTACTTGCCAGAGGTATGTGAATTTGTTTTGCTTCCTTGAATCAATTATGGAAAATATAATTACCCAAGAAAACGAATTAGCTGAACTGGTTTTATAAAATTTGTTCTTGTTAGTGTATGCATATTATAAGTGCAGTTAGTTGCAAAGTATATGGCTTTTTGAGCTCAGTGTTGGAGTTAAAGTTTATGGCTTGATGCAATTGTAGTAGGTTGCAGACCAAAAGGGTTAATGGGTTATATTAGGGCGGGTCATGGATGATATGTTctttaattgataattttgtgGTGGGCAATTTGACTTTGTTATGCGTAAGTGTTTGAGTGTTTAAATTGTTGTTGGGAAGTAACTAAGAAAACTTGTTGTTTTCCACTAATCGTTGAATATTTTGTGATCGAAAGCTGTTGGAATGGTTGGGTCGCTTGTGTTAATAGTTGTTTGCTGTAAGAGGGCTGCATTGTTGGTTGTAGTTAATCTGTCCCAAATGCGAAGTGAGCATCTTGGGTTGTGGGTTGGTTAGAGCtatgcaaaagcaaaagaaactGGCTAACCGTTTTAGTCCAATGCAAGTGGTTTGGATTAGATTGTATTAGAAATTTTAAAACCAATTGCATTAGATCTGCTGTACCAAAATTTGGAACCAAACCAATTCAGTTGTAACAGGCAATATAAAATTGTATATCTTTATAAAGAGTCTTAAGTTTGGTGGCATTGCATAATTTTCTCACGAAGCTTGTCCACCCTTGATTATTATCAGAGTCCAACATCATATTTAGCTTAACCATACCCACATTGTCTtgtgatgcttatgtaatttaCAATCTACCTTGATTAAGCTTAGTACACTGTACATTAGAAAGATAAGATGGAAACTTATTGTTATGAATAGGTTTGAAATTGTTCTGCATGCTAATGGGCCAGCATTGTAGGTTGCAAAGTAACTTTGTAAACGTATTGAATTATTACTGAAATTCCTAATTATTTCAAAGTTCTACTTGAACAACATACATATAGGATTCATTGTCCAAAGTCAGATATATAAACTAAGAAACATCCAACATAGTTTAGGGTTGAAAGATGGAGAGAGAATAGGCTTCTGACTCTATTGACCTGAAAGCCTAGCCAGCTACATGTAAGTTTCTTActatgagttttattttttttttacttttcagaAAGGTTATTATTGGTTAAACCATGAAAGATAAACAATCACTCCGAATTGCATCCGTTTCAATAAAGTCGATTGCTAACAAAGTTCTCACCAGCAGTcattggggttttttttttttttttttgctcagTCATTTTGCACCATATATTAGCATGAAACATGAATCTTACAATGGCATGCCTGGTTTTGTGCTTTTCTGATGCTGGCATCTCCTTTCTGTTTTCTTAGAGCACACAACACAGATAAAAGTATTAATAAACCTAGGTTTTGTGGCTTTTATTTCACCAATGTGGGTTTCTTTGGGTCATATTTTCGTTGAAATTAAAGTGCTTTTGAGATAAGCTTGGAGTTCAAGTCATTctagtttcatattttaaagttCCCATTGAATCAACTCCGAAAGCGAAATGAGTCAGCCACTATGCACATCCAAAGTTCTTGAATCGATTTGTCTTTTAGATGCGTGCGATGTAGTGTAGCCTTGTaggctttaatttttttccgGTGCCTTCTTGAAATGAATGATATTTCAAAGTCTCTAGAAGGTACAAAACTCTGATCAGCATTTTACTGTTTTGCAGATGTGAAACAATTCTTCAGCCTGGCTTGAACTGCACTGTTCGAATTGAGAAAAATAGATCAAAGAAACGACGAAAAAGTAAGAAACCAACTAGTTTCTCTCAAAACAATGTAGTGTATACATGCCACTTTTGTTCACATCGGAATTTGAAGAGAGGGACTCCACATGGACATATGAAAGTGATATGCCCCACCAAGACCAAAACGACTTCGAAACTGAAACATGCTAAATCCATTTCCCAGAAGTCTGTCAGTTCAAAGAAGAGCATTGTAGCTGAAGATGAGGTTAGGAAAGCAAATGAGATAGCTGCATCAGAAATAATTCAAGCGAATGAGATAGCTTCATCAGAAATAGCAAGAGAGATTCAAGCAAATGAGATAGCTTCATCAGAAATAGCAAGAGAGATTCAAAGGAATGAGACAGCTTCAGAAATAGAGAATGAGACAGCTTCATCAGAAATAGCAAGAGAGATTCAAGTGAATGAGACAGCTTCATCAGAAATAGCAAGAGAAATTCAAGAGAATGAGACAGCTTCATTAGAAATAGCAAAAGAGAATTGTATTGTGGAAACTTGGGCAGATGAAGATGAGGTTACTATAGTGAATGAGATGGCTTCTTCAGCAATGGCCGGGGAGATTCCAATGGTGGACAGTCCTGAAACTCCAAAGGTGAGGACTGGACCTACTTTGTTACTTGGAGGGAAGAGGAGAAAGCGAAACAAATCGGTGTCCAAGAAACCAGCTGAACCTGAAAACAGTCCTACCCCGACAGATGCAGAAAACACTGGCAGCATGTCAAACAAACGGAGGAGAAAGAAGTGGACTAGTTTGAAGGAAATCGCTGAAAGCAGTGAGCACAAGAACATCCGAAACATTAGTGATTTGACAATCCCTTTCTTTGTCTAAGGCGCATAGCTCCATATGGCAAGTGGAATCAATGGATAACACATTTTGTAGCTTGGCAGtagataaaattttgaatgatATAAAATATCCCCTTATAGTTCCCTTTTGTATTCTTACGGTACCTATCAGCAAACTTTTGCttgcttgtttgtttttctaattattttatttaaaaagaattttcaccatattttttctttctctaacattcaacaccaaatcaaaccacacacccatcAAACCANNNNNNNNNNNNNNNNNNNNNNNNNNNNNNNNNNNNNNNNNNNNNNNNNNNNNNNNNNNNNNNNNNNNNNNNNNNNNNNNNNNNNNNNNNNNNNNNNNNNCTCAAATGCTGAGGCAGAGCTCTTATTTACTGTTGGCATTCACGTCTAACGGTTGTTGGAATTTCCCCTCAGTAGTCACCGCGGGTAATCACAGCCCACTAACTCATCATCACCGCCACGTATTCACCAGCGTTCTCCAATCCTATACACTTAAGCACACATCACATAAAACCTATCCCTCTGGGAAGCTTGTACCTTCCGGACAATACGTTGTCCTTACTTCTCAACACGTGGCAGAAAAGGGTAATTTCGGCCTTTACGTACACCTTTGAAGCAAAAAATAGTATCTCCATTTTCTACACTTGCTTCCAGACCAAACGGACCGGCTGCCGTCATCACCTAAAACAAGATACACGTGGCCGCTAACAGTGGCAAATCCGAAATTCCAGTAAACTACAAGCCCATTTTCAAAATCCCCAAGTGCGTTTATAAACAGCGGAGAGACACACGTCATCATTCTGAGAGCTCCCTAGTCTGAGACAGAGCAGAgaccgagagagagagacgacgGGCCCTTGACATCGatcacacccaccaaaccgcACCGTTTCACCTTAGAATGGGGAACAGAAGGTTCGCGCAGGTCTCGACCAGCGACGACGAAGACGACGTCGCACCGCAAAACCAGCAGTTGGAGGAGGAGAACGGGTCGTCGAAGAAGAGGAAGCATATGAAGCTTcgagagggagaagaagaagagccagaagaggaagagaagcaCAAGAGTAAGAAGAGGAAgggaaagaaagggaaaaatgTTAGGGACGAATCGGCGTCGGAGAGCGAAGACAACGAGGAAGAGCCACAGCTAGAGGACGCGAAGCCGATTGGCGAGGTCGTTAGGCTTTCAGGGAAGGGGAGGGGTCGCAGGCAACACTACGAGGCGTTTGAGTATGACGGCAACCGATACGACCTGGTAAGTTTGCGTTTTGGGCTCGGGTTTTGGGAGTTTGTGTTTATTGGTTGGGTTTTAGGGCTTTGATTTATCGATTTCATGGTGGCTTATTGAACGCATTGTTTgattaattgggataaattGAAGAACTGTTagcaattgtgaattttggttattttgtttcttgagACTTTCAGTTTGGGTTTTGATTGTTGAGTTTGTAGGGTTTGGCTGATTCGTTTGGTGGAAAAACGAATGGTTTTGATTCATTGCTTCACAGATACATAGATATTTACTCTCCATTGTTTGGAAAGTGTTGTTTAAGTTGGCATTACGGTAGCATTTACTTTCGGAACTTCTTTGTTCATTTATAGGGAAATTTAGGAAACTAGAATGTGATTTTTCAGTTTCGTCTATGTTTCCCTCCCTGAGAAATGTTTTTTTCCATGGTGTGGGTATGTTACATAGACATGGGTTGAGTGTCAGATGTGGGTATGTGTCTAAGCTTCAGGTTCACCTGTTTTCCTTAGATTTTTCTATTTGGAGCAGCCATACCATTTCATTGTCTTGTATCATTGACATGATTAAGTTGGGGTAAAGATTGAAGTTAAGTGTCTATGCAAATAATTTGCATTGCTTATGTCTTGCTGTTGGTATAATGTATGCATTCCTTACATACAGAAGATTCTCATCAAGTGTTATATTTGTCCTGTGCAATTGCTGCACATTTGTATGCTCTGAAAATGTTTTACAAATGTTGTTGTTTCTTAAATTTCTCTATTGCTGCTTGTTTTTATGTACTGTCTTcctatttttcttcttgataTTGTGGTAATTAGGTGTTTTTCTCcgtatatcattttgaaaaggTTCAGGTtgaaaaattttcattttctgggAATGGTATCACTTTGtttatttcattaattttttggtgCTGATCCTGTAATCATTTTGTAGGAGGATGCGGTTCTTCTAATTCCCGAGGATAGAAAACAAAAGCCTTATGTGGCAATTATTAAGGTACTTGCTTTATGAAATTATCATACGACTTTCCTTGCATGGATATTAATTGTGTTACACATACACATACGTTATTGATGTAAGTGGTAAACGGTATCGAGGTAAAAAAAGGATGAGTCCATAGATTTACATACCCATGCAAGTTGTTTAGTTGCTTCTGTGTCATTTCAGTCTCTGGGTGAAGGAAGATTTTGTCTCATGTATTGTTCATCACTTCTTTCTCTGTGATTACTTTGTCCTCACCTTTTcctatttaaataaaaaccttTTGCTTGATTATCTGCCTGGAAAGTCTTGGTATGTTGGTTTGTCTTAAATACATGTATTCTTGCCCTTTTTGTGGGCTGCTAGCCAATTTCCTAATGTAATCCAAACATGTTTTTGTGATGTTATGGGCAGCATGTTTGTTTTCTGATTATTTTCATTcactttctttctcctttacATTTACAACGACTTTATCTTTAATTTGTGACTGCTGGAACTGGTAATTAACTAGGATATAAGTAAGACCAGAGATGGGAGCATGATGGTATTAGGACAGTGGTTTTATCGACCTGAAGAGGCAGAGAAAAAAGCTGGTGGAAACTGGCAGTCACGTGACACAAGGGAGTTGTTCTATAGTTTCCATCGTGATGAGGTTCCAGCAGAATCTGTAATGCATAGATGTGTGGTGCATTTTGTTCCTTTAAACAAGCAGCTACCAAGTCGTAAACAGCATCCTGGCTTCATTGTGCAAAAGGTGTATGACACCCAAGGGAAAAAACTTTGGAAGCTGACAGATAGGGATTATGAGGAAGATAAGCAGCATGAGATTGACTTACTAGTTCAGAAAACTATTGGAAGATTGGGAGATCTTCCTGATATAGAGACTGCAGATACCACCCTTAATCAGGATGAGCAGTTCAAGACTAAAAGAAGTTTGATAAAAAAGAACATATCACCCCTTGATGTTTCTAGGGTGGAAGAAGCAATAACTAAGCCTGGTCAAAATCAAAAAGCTGAAACTCCTGGAAGCAGGACTAATTCCTCAGAATATCATTCCATTTTAGTCAAGTTCACGGCACTAACTGGAGACACACATCGTGATAGATGGTTGGAGAAACTTCTTGAAAATATTAGGCATGCATGCAATTCTGCTGACATCATGAACGGAGATGAAAAGAGGAAATCTGGTTCTGATGATATTGCCCATGCAAGTGACTGTAAGTCCCCAGAAGTTGGAAATGGATCTCATAATCTCAAGGTATGGAGTACATTCTTTTTCCCACtcaaggtatatatatatatttttttggttttcggGCGAATGGGGTGCATTGAAAATCAGGAGTGGATGGGCGAGGAGATGTTATACCTTATACCTCACACGTTAACTTTACTGTCTCATACAGAGTGGCAAGTCTTTTCACTGGCCAGATGATGCTGTTCGTGCAGTTACTTCTCTGGAAAAGGCCTCTCATGAGTCTCTCTCCTCGGATTCCACGAAGTATAACCAAAAGTTGCGGCAACTGTGGTTCAATATCCAGGTCAGAAGGCTCTGTGTGCTTATATGCTcttgtttggtttgtttgaggtcaaggcttttttttaatactattTGCTGCTGAAGTCTATGTTGAAGATGTTAATGTCTTCAAATGTCTTATGTTGTGCTTatatttcttctattttttgcAGAGAAATTCATTCCTAGCCCGCCGGCTGCTAAATCAAGAGTTGGAACCTTTAACAATAGTGAACATGTCACCTGATGAGCTAAAGGTATGGTCTTTATCATGCTTTGGTATATAGTTGTTCAGTTTTGAGATGATTCTCAAGGAAGATAAATtctaatttgattttgatcaGACTCAGTTTCCTTTAGCTGGATTTGTCACAATGGCCATTTTTGTAACATCTGTGCTGACTATGTCGTCCTTCTAGTCTTACTTAGTGATGGCTAAGACAGGGGGGATGGAAAGTGTTTATGCTGTCAGCTTAACTGGTCTCAAGTAGGCATTTTATTGGGTGATGGGAGCATTGATGTATTGTTACAACATGTCTCTTATGAATTTTGTGACATTCCAGTTATTCTATTCCTCACACCTCTGTTTGTTACCCCGTGTCCAATGAAACCATTAGAAGCATTACTTCGGCTATTGTATTGGTCGTATTTTATGTAAGCCTCTGGTTTGATTATTTGGGTTGGCCAtgatgaacttttttttttccttcttcttttctgtttccaatcagatttttttttgttcttttctagCTCCTTACAAAATATGACCATGAGTACCTTTTTCCTTAAAAGATTGAAGAGTTTTAaggtgctttttttttttctgtagcTCTACCAGCatgattttcaaaattcatttCTATTTGTTTCTAGAACTTCTGTGAGTTTATCTTC encodes the following:
- the LOC117627855 gene encoding uncharacterized protein LOC117627855, with product MGNRRFAQVSTSDDEDDVAPQNQQLEEENGSSKKRKHMKLREGEEEEPEEEEKHKSKKRKGKKGKNVRDESASESEDNEEEPQLEDAKPIGEVVRLSGKGRGRRQHYEAFEYDGNRYDLEDAVLLIPEDRKQKPYVAIIKDISKTRDGSMMVLGQWFYRPEEAEKKAGGNWQSRDTRELFYSFHRDEVPAESVMHRCVVHFVPLNKQLPSRKQHPGFIVQKVYDTQGKKLWKLTDRDYEEDKQHEIDLLVQKTIGRLGDLPDIETADTTLNQDEQFKTKRSLIKKNISPLDVSRVEEAITKPGQNQKAETPGSRTNSSEYHSILVKFTALTGDTHRDRWLEKLLENIRHACNSADIMNGDEKRKSGSDDIAHASDCKSPEVGNGSHNLKSGKSFHWPDDAVRAVTSLEKASHESLSSDSTKYNQKLRQLWFNIQRNSFLARRLLNQELEPLTIVNMSPDELKEGLTAEERAKKEPDDWERMQMTDARCSRCSEFKVGVRDIIQAGHGARYQLECIACGHSWYAARDAVSMLTIDAPSSNKNVGTAPLATAKFEDVEKKLVSPRESDKAAAKDTLKKTTEAFMPVLDAQRSFSKSRKEENSESTKKAE
- the LOC117627833 gene encoding uncharacterized protein LOC117627833 → MGRRGGAKRTGNTAYGSNNTISLREELTGKKQTKGPAVNAKSALKLEHLQRLAVWAGGEASVPSLGAFFAHTLASAQEALGVPPDPSLFTCQRCETILQPGLNCTVRIEKNRSKKRRKSKKPTSFSQNNVVYTCHFCSHRNLKRGTPHGHMKVICPTKTKTTSKLKHAKSISQKSVSSKKSIVAEDEVRKANEIAASEIIQANEIASSEIAREIQANEIASSEIAREIQRNETASEIENETASSEIAREIQVNETASSEIAREIQENETASLEIAKENCIVETWADEDEVTIVNEMASSAMAGEIPMVDSPETPKVRTGPTLLLGGKRRKRNKSVSKKPAEPENSPTPTDAENTGSMSNKRRRKKWTSLKEIAESSEHKNIRNISDLTIPFFV